The sequence ATGCCTGCACCACCGCGGCCCGGACGAGACCGGTGTCGAGGTGGTCGGGGACGCCTCCGGCCGGTACGCGGACGGGGTGTTCGCGCACAAGCGCCTGGCGATCATCGACGTGGCCTCCAGCCACGAGCCGCTGCCGTACGCCGACGGTCGCTACCTGCTCACCTTCAACGGTGAGATCTACAACTACATCGAGCTGCGCGACGAGCTGGTGCGCACCTACGGCGCCCAGTTCGCCACCGCAGGCGACGGCGAGGTGATCGTCGCCGGCTACCACTACTGGGGCGAGCAGGTGCTCACCCGGCTGCGCGGCATGTTCGCCTTCGTCATCTGGGACCGGCAGGAGCGGCGCGCCTTCGGCGCCCGCGACTACTTCGGCATCAAGCCGCTGCACTACCTGGAGACCGCCGACGGGCTCTACCTCGCCTCGGAGAAGAAGGCGCTGCTGCCCTTCGCGCACTCGAACTACGAGGGCGACGCCGGCATCGACACGGCCAACCTGAGCCACTACCTGACCCTGCAGTACGTGCCGGAGCCCGGCACCCTGCACAAGGGGATCCGGCGGATCGGCTCGGGGGAGTACCTGACCTGGAGCCCGGGCGGACGCATCGACGTGCGCCGGTGGTACCGGCCGGTGTTCCACCCCGCCCCCGTCGATGACGAGCAGCGGCTCTACCAGGAGATCCGGGAGACGCTGCGGGATAGCGTCCGGATGCACATGCGCTCGGACGTGCCGGTCGGCTCGTTCCTGTCCAGCGGGATCGACTCGACCGCGGTGGTGGCCCTGGCCCGGGAGTTCAACCCGAACATCCTCACCTTCACCGTCGGGTACGACGTGCCCGGCTACTCCGAGATCGACGTGGCCCAGGAGTCGGCCCGGCACCTCGACGTGACCACCATCCCGACCAAGATCGGGCCGCAGGACATGATCGACGCCCTGCCGAAGATCGTCTGGCACCTGGACGACCCGGTGGCCGACCCGGCGCTGGTGCCGCTCTACTTCGTGGCGAAGAAGGCCGCCGAGCACGTCACGGTGGTCCTCTCCGGCGAGGGCGCGGACGAGTTCTTCGGCGGGTACACGATCTACCGGGAGCCGCTCTCCCTCGGCACCGTCAACGGCCTGCCGGGCGGGGTGCAGAAGGGCCTGCGCGCGGTCTCCAAGGCGATTCCGCAGGGGGTCAAGGGCAAGAGCTTCCTGGAGCGCGGCACCACCCCGATCGAGCAGCGCTACTACGGCAACGCCCGGATGTTCACCGAGGAGGAGAAGCAGCACCTGCTGCGCCGCTACGACCCCTCGGTCCGCTACACCGACGTGACCGCGCCGATCTACGCGGAGTGCACCGAGCTCGACGACGTCACCAAGATGCAGTACGTCGACCTCTACACCTGGCTGCGCGGCGACATCCTGGTCAAGGCCGACCGGATCTCGATGGCCCACTCGCTGGAGGTGCGGGTGCCCTTCCTCGACCGGGCGGTCTTCGACGTGGCCGCCGGCATCCCGGTCGACCTGAAGCTCCCGCCCCGTTCGGACGCCACCAAGTACGCCATGCGCCAGGCGTTGCAGGGCGTGGTGCCGCCGGCCATCGTCAACCGGAAGAAGCTGGGCTTCCCGACCCCGACCCGGGTCTGGCTGCGCGGCGAGATGTACGAGTGGGCCCGGCACGTGCTGGCCACCTCCGGCGCGGGCGACCTGATCGACCTGTCGTACGCGATGCGGCTGCTGGACGAGCACAAGCGGGAGGAGGCGGACCACTCCCGCAAGGTGTGGACCGTGCTGATCTTCTGCATCTGGCACGCCATCTTCGTGGCCAAGACCCTCGACCCCGGCATCCAGCGCAACCAGTCCGCCCTGCTCACCAAGCCCGTGGTCGGCTCCATGGTCCGCTGACGGCCGGGCCCGGCGCGCCCCGCGCCCGCCACCGCCGTTGATCAAGAGGTTTGCGTCGACCGGAGTCCGCCCCGGCGACGCAAACCTCTTGATCGTTTCAGCGGCCCTGTCGGGGGTCAGCGGCCGGAGCAGGTGACGGTGGGCAGGGTGTTGGCGCCGGTGGTGGTCGCGGTGAAGCCGAACGTGGTGGTGCCCTCGGAGGCGATCGTGCCGTTCCAGGCCGCGTTGGCGACCGTCACCGCCGATCCGGAGGAGCTCACCGTGCCGTTCCAGAGGCTGCTGATCGACTGACCGCTGGGCCACGTCCAGCCGGCCACCCAGCCGCCGTACGTCCGGGCGCTGTGATTCATGATCATGACCTCGCCCTGGAACCCGCCGGGCCAGGAGTTGAGCACCTTGTAGACCGCCATGCAGTCGCCGCCTGGCGGCGGCGTGGTCGGGCTCGGCGGCGGCGTGGTGGGCGAGGGCGGGGGAGTGGTCGGGCCGGGCGGCGGCGTGGTGGGGCTCGGCGGCGGTGTCGTGCCGCCGCCGGAACCGACCCCGGTCACCTCGCCGTTGCCCCCGTCGAAGGCGACGTCCGAGCAGCCGAAGAAGTTCTCCTGGCTGTCGGAGCGGACCCAGCGGGAGTAGACGATGTGCCGCCCGCTCTTGCCGGACGGCAGGTTGCCGCTGAAGTAGTAGTGCCCGTCGTTCGTGCCGGGCGAGCCGTTCTGCGGCGGGTTGGTGACCGTCAGGAACGGTTGCTCCTCCAGGTCGCTCCAGGCCAGCGGCCGGGTCGGGCTCCAACTGTCCTTCGTGACGTAGAAGTAGAACGTGCCCGGGTGGTGGGCCCAGTTGCTGTAGCGGAAGTCCAGCCGCGCCCCGGCGGTCAGGTGGGTGACCGGCCAGTCGGTGCGGGCCAGGTCGTACCCGGCGAAACCGGGGTTGCCGCCGCTGCACAGCTTGCCGTCGGGGATGAAGCCGACGGTCCGGCCGCCGGCGTCCGAGCGGAGCACGCTGAACCAGTTG comes from Micromonospora purpureochromogenes and encodes:
- the asnB gene encoding asparagine synthase (glutamine-hydrolyzing) — its product is MCGLLAFFSARGDAAAHRDNIAGALECLHHRGPDETGVEVVGDASGRYADGVFAHKRLAIIDVASSHEPLPYADGRYLLTFNGEIYNYIELRDELVRTYGAQFATAGDGEVIVAGYHYWGEQVLTRLRGMFAFVIWDRQERRAFGARDYFGIKPLHYLETADGLYLASEKKALLPFAHSNYEGDAGIDTANLSHYLTLQYVPEPGTLHKGIRRIGSGEYLTWSPGGRIDVRRWYRPVFHPAPVDDEQRLYQEIRETLRDSVRMHMRSDVPVGSFLSSGIDSTAVVALAREFNPNILTFTVGYDVPGYSEIDVAQESARHLDVTTIPTKIGPQDMIDALPKIVWHLDDPVADPALVPLYFVAKKAAEHVTVVLSGEGADEFFGGYTIYREPLSLGTVNGLPGGVQKGLRAVSKAIPQGVKGKSFLERGTTPIEQRYYGNARMFTEEEKQHLLRRYDPSVRYTDVTAPIYAECTELDDVTKMQYVDLYTWLRGDILVKADRISMAHSLEVRVPFLDRAVFDVAAGIPVDLKLPPRSDATKYAMRQALQGVVPPAIVNRKKLGFPTPTRVWLRGEMYEWARHVLATSGAGDLIDLSYAMRLLDEHKREEADHSRKVWTVLIFCIWHAIFVAKTLDPGIQRNQSALLTKPVVGSMVR
- a CDS encoding lytic polysaccharide monooxygenase auxiliary activity family 9 protein, with translation MLRSRTAALLTAAATLALGAVALASGPDPAAAHGAAMTPGSRTYLCWKDGLSPTGEIRPVNPACSAAVAQSGANSLYNWFSVLRSDAGGRTVGFIPDGKLCSGGNPGFAGYDLARTDWPVTHLTAGARLDFRYSNWAHHPGTFYFYVTKDSWSPTRPLAWSDLEEQPFLTVTNPPQNGSPGTNDGHYYFSGNLPSGKSGRHIVYSRWVRSDSQENFFGCSDVAFDGGNGEVTGVGSGGGTTPPPSPTTPPPGPTTPPPSPTTPPPSPTTPPPGGDCMAVYKVLNSWPGGFQGEVMIMNHSARTYGGWVAGWTWPSGQSISSLWNGTVSSSGSAVTVANAAWNGTIASEGTTTFGFTATTTGANTLPTVTCSGR